Proteins encoded in a region of the Candidatus Moanabacter tarae genome:
- the dapE_1 gene encoding putative succinyl-diaminopimelate desuccinylase, with amino-acid sequence MEIVNKVEWNAVREEVTNHLQELIRIDTTNPPGNEIRCADYIAGVLQSEGIEYKVTESTPGRGNVTARLEGGCKAPLMLLGHTDVVAAESEKWTHPPFSGELVEGVVWGRGALDMKNMVAAELMVFLLFRRLGLSLNRDLIYAATADEEAGKGNHGIGWLLDNFPDQVEAPYVLTEGGGNERRIGNTSFFTIQTGQKGICRFRLHARGRPGHGSVPHRDNAVVKLSRVVAALGQTILPIHPSPTLKAYIEGIAEHQNVEAAERLRAILDSEKSEKALSQAPLPETEIASLNSLLRNTVSPTIIAAGTKINVIPGDAVAWVDGRLAPGQTEESFFEEIYPFLGKDVFVEVDQYSPPIEAEIGSALYETIVSVMGEHVPEARIIPSIMTGGTDAKHIIPRKPETQVLGFMPLREMSGKDEEANLIHGHNERISVENLLFATKVLFDVVKSFCGVAK; translated from the coding sequence ATGGAAATAGTTAACAAAGTTGAATGGAACGCTGTTCGAGAGGAAGTAACAAATCATCTCCAGGAACTGATTCGAATCGATACAACCAATCCACCTGGTAATGAGATTCGCTGTGCTGATTACATCGCAGGTGTTTTACAGAGCGAAGGAATTGAATACAAAGTAACCGAGTCAACGCCGGGGCGCGGAAATGTCACAGCACGCCTAGAAGGAGGCTGTAAGGCCCCCCTTATGCTCTTAGGTCATACAGACGTAGTTGCAGCCGAATCAGAGAAGTGGACTCATCCTCCATTCAGTGGTGAGCTAGTGGAGGGGGTTGTGTGGGGCCGAGGGGCTTTGGACATGAAGAATATGGTGGCAGCTGAATTAATGGTTTTTCTGCTCTTTAGAAGACTGGGGTTGTCTCTGAATCGTGACCTGATATATGCGGCAACCGCGGATGAAGAGGCTGGCAAAGGCAATCATGGGATCGGTTGGTTGCTGGATAATTTCCCAGATCAGGTTGAAGCCCCATATGTGCTGACCGAAGGTGGTGGAAATGAGAGGAGAATTGGAAACACAAGTTTCTTCACAATACAAACGGGCCAGAAAGGAATTTGTCGTTTCCGATTGCATGCTAGAGGTCGTCCAGGGCATGGATCTGTGCCTCATCGTGATAATGCAGTAGTAAAGCTTTCAAGAGTTGTAGCGGCATTGGGGCAAACGATATTACCGATACATCCATCTCCAACGCTAAAGGCCTATATCGAAGGGATTGCTGAGCATCAAAATGTGGAAGCAGCAGAGCGATTGAGAGCAATTTTGGATTCTGAGAAGAGTGAAAAGGCTTTATCTCAAGCGCCACTTCCAGAAACCGAGATCGCATCATTAAATTCTCTCTTAAGAAACACAGTTTCTCCCACTATTATTGCAGCTGGAACCAAGATTAATGTGATCCCTGGCGACGCTGTAGCTTGGGTCGATGGCCGATTGGCTCCTGGACAGACAGAGGAAAGCTTTTTTGAAGAAATCTATCCTTTTCTGGGGAAAGATGTATTTGTAGAGGTAGACCAGTACTCTCCGCCCATTGAGGCGGAAATAGGCTCTGCTTTATACGAGACAATAGTATCAGTTATGGGCGAACATGTTCCAGAAGCGCGGATTATTCCCTCCATTATGACAGGAGGAACCGATGCGAAGCACATTATTCCCCGAAAGCCTGAAACGCAAGTACTCGGATTTATGCCATTACGCGAAATGTCGGGTAAAGATGAAGAAGCGAATCTAATTCATGGCCATAACGAACGTATTTCGGTGGAGAATCTCTTGTTTGCGACGAAGGTGCTATTTGATGTAGTTAAAAGCTTTTGCGGGGTAGCAAAATGA
- the araD_1 gene encoding L-2-keto-3-deoxyarabonate dehydratase: MSTQPGNKIQQKLIRGAVPVLCMPFEANGAVDVDSLLREIDFCVEAGSQAIAFGKGSESPELTDHERKTVWTAASRHLNGQLPLVVATAHPSHEGVIALTQLALDCGADCAMVDPDQKKGEELIRLFRELASRVDLSIMLQDAGGNAPVPIMLQAVRESPTINCMKIECPGTPNKMAEVINSLREIKMSDGVGRTVDILGGGNGNLLLEELDRGSVGTLPYPALIDAFRSVCDLYSSGNTGGAWECYLQQILPLSRLVASGGPMGGDIWMHKTIFERAGILRTNVCRRESQPQPAWVVEKVWAHLKVSDLLISKLLAGK; this comes from the coding sequence ATGTCCACTCAACCAGGAAACAAAATCCAACAAAAACTAATTCGCGGTGCCGTCCCAGTTCTTTGTATGCCGTTCGAGGCTAATGGCGCTGTTGATGTTGATAGTTTACTCAGGGAGATTGATTTTTGTGTCGAGGCAGGTTCACAGGCGATTGCTTTTGGAAAGGGCAGTGAAAGCCCCGAGCTTACGGATCACGAGAGGAAGACGGTTTGGACTGCAGCATCGCGGCATCTTAATGGGCAACTGCCTCTGGTAGTGGCAACTGCGCATCCTAGTCATGAAGGAGTAATTGCTTTGACTCAATTAGCACTAGATTGCGGCGCTGATTGTGCTATGGTTGACCCGGATCAAAAAAAAGGAGAAGAGTTAATACGACTATTTCGGGAACTGGCGAGTAGGGTTGATCTTTCCATCATGCTACAGGATGCAGGAGGAAATGCTCCGGTTCCGATCATGCTTCAGGCGGTTCGAGAGTCGCCAACCATAAATTGCATGAAGATCGAATGTCCGGGTACTCCCAATAAAATGGCTGAAGTAATCAACAGCCTTCGTGAGATCAAGATGAGTGACGGAGTAGGACGAACTGTGGATATCTTAGGAGGTGGAAACGGGAATCTATTGCTGGAAGAGTTAGATCGGGGATCGGTTGGAACATTACCTTATCCTGCCTTGATCGATGCATTTCGATCCGTTTGCGATCTTTATTCCTCGGGGAATACCGGTGGGGCATGGGAATGCTATTTACAACAGATTCTTCCACTTAGTCGACTGGTGGCCTCTGGGGGTCCCATGGGAGGTGATATATGGATGCACAAGACCATATTTGAGCGAGCTGGAATTCTCCGTACGAACGTATGTAGGAGAGAATCTCAGCCGCAACCAGCCTGGGTTGTGGAAAAAGTATGGGCACATTTGAAAGTCTCAGATCTCCTAATTAGTAAACTTTTGGCGGGCAAATAG